The region GTCCCGCGCTGACGGCCGGCGTGACGCCGTTCGCGCCCCAATCGCGCGCGCTCTGGCCCGCGGATCTGGAAGCCTTCCGCGGGCGCTATGGCTATGACCCGCTGGACATACGCGTCGGCTTTACCGGCCATGGTCCGCGCCAGACAGGCAAGACACCGCCCGCCGTGTATGTGCATCGCAGTAATCCCTTGGCCGGCCTGGAGATGGCGCAGTTGCGGCGGATATTCACCGCGGGGCAGGCTGGCGGCGATATCGACCAGTGGGGGCAGCTGGGATTACAAGGCGCCTGGGCGGGTCGCCGCATCCACGTCTACGGGCTTGCCGACGATGGCGGCTCAGCCACGTCCGCCAGGCTGATCCTGCTGGAAGGCGCTGCCTACACCCTGCGGTATGAAACCTTGCCCACCGTGGCGGATGTCGTTCGTGCTGTCGCCGCCGATCCCTACGGCATCGGCATGACGGGCTGGGTCGATGCCGCCGCCATCTCCGCTGACGTGCGGGTGCTGCCGCTGGCGCAGGCGGCCGACAGGCCTGCCGTGCTGCCCACCTACGAGCACGTCGCGGCCGGTGAGTATCCCTTCTCGTCCTACGTTCACTTCTATGTGAACCGTCGTCCCGGCACAGCGCTTTCGCCCTTCATCAAGTCCTATCTGGAGATGGTGCTGTCGCCCGCGGGGCAGGCCATCATCGCGGCGCAGAAGGACGAGGAGGGCGGCTACGTCCCTCTGCCGCCGGGCTTGCTGGCGGCGGAGCGGGAAAAACTCAACTGACCAGTTTTTCCCGCAAGGCATTGAGCCGATCCAGGCTGGTGCCGATGCGGGCGGAAGCCTGGGTGGCGACACCGACCAGCAGCGCTTCCAGCAGCCCCATGGTCGCCGTGTGCATGCTGAGCAGGCGAGCCTTGCCCCTGGGCACGGACAGCGCCAGGGTGACGCGGCGCTGCAGCTTGCCCTTCAGGCTGTCCGTGATGAGGATGCTGTTGAGCTGCAGGCGCGCCGCTTCCGCGAGCAACAGGTCGAGCTCCTTGTACAGACGGTCATAAGCCAGCATGACGACGACGTCGCCGGCGCGCAGCGCATGCAGGTCATCGGCGAACAGCAGTCCCGTATGCCCGACATTCAGCGTCTGGTAGCCGAAGCGGTTCAGCTGTATGCCGAAGTATTGGGCAATGGCGCCGGAAGGCCCCAGGCCGAACAGGACCACGCGGGAGGATACGGCCAGCAACTCCACCGCCTGCTTGAAGTCCGCCCCGCTGACGTGCTTGCCCAGGCTGGCCAGCGCATCCAGGTGGACTTCCACGGAGCGCTGGAAGGCCGCGTCAGGCTGCGCGCCCAACTCCTTCACGGTCTTGGATAGCCGGTCCGGCAGGGAGCGCGCGCCGCGCATCTCGGCGGCCAGGGTCTGCCGCAACTCGTCCAGGCCGCTGTAGCCCAGGGCCTGGGTGGTTCGGATGACGGTGGCATCGCTCGTGTTGGCCTGGGTGGCGATGGTCGCCGCCGAGCTGACCATGACCTCTTCACGGTTGGCCTGCATGAAGTCGGCCACCCGCTTCTCCGCGGGTGTCATGCGGCGGCTGTGCTCAGCTATCCGATCGTCGAGAGAATCGCTCATGGGGTAGGGGCTCTTGAATGCGGGCTCGTGAAACAGGACGTGGGGGGCGTCTGTAGTATCAGCTACGAATACTTCATCATAGGTAGCATATGCTACCGGCTCCTGTTTCAAAATTGAAGTCCTGGAGTTGAAGATGACGTTCATTTCGCTGAACGTGTCGGGCCCGGCCATCGTTTCCGCGTTCCTTGCATCGTCGGTCGAGATCGTCGAGGCGTTCACGATCATCCTCGTGGTCGGAACCTTGCGCGGCTGGCGAGCGGCCGCGGCAGGCACCGCGGCCGCGCTGGCGGTGCTTGGCGTCTTGGTGATCACCTTGGGTCCTTTGCTGGAAACCATACCCATCCACGCTCTGCAACTGGTCATCGGAATCCTGCTGCTGTTGTTCGGCATGGGCTGGCTGCGCAAGGCAATACTGCGCGCGGGCGGCGTGATTCCCCTGCACGACGAGGAAGCCATCTACGCGGCGCAATCCTCGGCGCTGCTTGCCGACGCGACGCGCGATAAACGCAAGCGCGATTGGGTGGCGGGGCTGACCGTCTTCAAGGCCGTGCTGCTGGAAGGGCTGGAAGTGGTCTTCATCGTGCTGGCGGTAGGCGCGGGGCGGGGTCTGCTGTGGCCCGCGGCGCTGGGCGCGCTGGCCGCGTGCGTGGTGGTGTTGCTGGTGGGGCTGGCGTTGCGCAAGCCCTTGTCCACGGTGCCCGAGAATGCCTTGAAGTTCGTGGTCGGCGTGATGTTGTCCGCGTTCGGCGTGTTCTGGACGGGCGAAGGGATAGGCGTCCACTGGCCTGGTCATGACCTTGCCATTCCCGTCCTGGCCCTGCTGTTCCTGCTTGCGGCCGGCGCCGCCGTCCGCTACGTCCGCGATATCACCGCAGCGAGGCCGGCATGAGCATACTGATCGAGGTATTCAAGGACATCGTCGGCATGTTCCTGGCCGACGTCTTCCTGACCGTGGAAACGCTGGTGCTCGTTGCCGTCGTGGCCGGCTTGATTTATGCCGGCCTGGACCCAAGCTGGGCGGGCCTGATCCTTACCGCGGGGTCGCTTGCCGTCGTGATTGGCGCGGTGCGGCGCGCAGCGTACGGTCAGCCTCGGACAGCTTCTCGGGAAAGCACGCCACCAGCCAGTCGATGAACACGCGCAAGCGATGCGTCACATAGCGATTGCGCGGGTAGACCACATGGAAAGGGTAGGACGGCGGGCGCCATTGCTTGAGGATTTCCAGCAAGGCGCCTTCCTTTAGCGCGTCCGCGACGGCGTAGGTGAAGGTCTGGATGATGCCGATGCCGGCCACCGCGGCGGCCGTGTGCGCATTGCTCTCGTTGATACCGATGCGATGCTCGACCTTGATCTCCGTCCTTGCGCCGTCGCGCTCGAAACGGAAAGGCATGGCCCGGCCATTTTGCGTCGAGACATAGCTGACCAGGCGATGGCCGTTCTTCAATTCATCCGGATAGGCCGGCACGCCGAACTGCTTCAGATAAGCCGGCGTGGCGCAGGTGACCATCGTGGCGTCGCCGATATGGCGCGCCACCAGGGATGAGTTATCCAGGGGGCCGCCGCGGACCACGCAGTCGACGTTGTCGCTGATCAGGTCCACCGCGCGGTCCGATACCCCCAGATCGATGCGGATATCCGGATAGCGCGCGAGAAAATCCGGCAGCAGCGGGATCAACACATCACGCGCGGTCGAGCCGCCTACGTCGATGCGCAGGTGCCCGCGCGGCTTGCCGCGCGCGATGTTGAAGGACGTGTCGATGTCCTCGATGTCGCGCAGGACGCGCGTGGCCTTGGCGTAGTAATCCTGACCTTCCGGCGTCACCGTGACCCGGCGGGTGGTCCGCTGCAACAGCCGTGTTCCCAGATGGGCTTCCAGGTCCTGCACCAGCTTGCTCATGGTGGCGTTGGGCATGTCCAGGGATTCGGCTGCCCGGGTGAAGCTGCCGGCTTCCACCACGCGGGTGTAGGCGCGCATGGCCAATAACTGATCCATTTTTTGGCCCCTGGGTTCGCGGTATCTGGCGCTGTGAGGGCAGCGGGTTATTTGGATTGTACATAGCCATGGATAGTTATTTAGTCTTTTCGCTATTTATCAATAAATAGCCGAGGCCTAAAGTGACACCCATGCACTGAACGACGGCAACGCAAGACACGCAGGACCCGCCGCGACAGACATGTGATCAAGCAAACCCTTACGCATTCAAAGCAACGGAGAAACACCATGAGCAAGCAACTGAACGGCAAGATCGCCCTCGTCACCGGCGGCAGCAGCGGCATCGGCCTGGCGGCCGCCCAGGAACTGGCCGCGCAAGGCGCGACCGTGTTCATCACCGGCCGGCGCCAGGCTGAACTGGACGCGGCGGTGGCCACCATCGGCGCCGGCGCCACGGGTATCCGTGCCGACGCGTCGGTGTTGTCCGAGCTGGACACGGTGTACGCCCGGATCGCCAAGTCGGCCGGCAAGCTGGATATTCTGTTCGCCAACGCGGGCGGCGGCGACATGATGCCCCTGGGCGCCATCACCGAGGAGCACTTCGACCGCATCTTCGGGACCAATGTGCGGGGCGTGCTGTTCACGGTGCAGAAGGCGCTGCCCTTGCTGGTCGATGGCGCTTCCATCATCCTGACGTCGTCGACCACGTCGATCCAGGGAACGGCCAATTTCAGCGTCTATAGCGCCAGCAAGGCAGCCGTTCGCAATTTCGCCCGGTCCTGGGCGCTGGATTTGAAGGATCGCCACATTCGCGTCAACGCCGTGAGCCCCGGCCCGGTCCGCACGCCTGGCCTGGGTGGCCTGGTGCCTGATGAAGCGCGCCAGGGGCTGTACGACTTCCTGGCATCGCAGGTGCCCCTGGGCCGCCTGGGCGAGCCCGAAGAAATCGGCAAGGCCGTGGCTTTTCTGGCGTCGGACGCCGCCAGCTTCGTCAACGGCACCGAGTTCTTCGTCGACGGCGGCATGGCACAGGTGTGATTGTTGAAGGGGGATACCCCCCCTTCGACCCTCGGCCCTTTCGGGGATTGAAGGGGATACCCCCCTTCAACCCGGTTCTTTTGGGGGATGGAAGGGGGGCTCCCCCTTCACCCCTGGTTTCTTTGGGGGGAAGGAAGGGGGTCTTCCCCTTCCTCTGATTCCCTCTGTCCCCAAACGACAACGCCCCGGCTAAGCGGGGCGTTTGTCTTGCACCAATACTTCCTGGATCAATCCAGGCGTCCGAGCAGCAGGAACTCCATCAACGCCTTCTGCACGTGCAGGCGATTCTCCGCCTCGTCCCACACAACGCTTTGCGGGCCGTCGATCACCTCACCGGTGACTTCCTCACCGCGATGCGCCGGCAGGCAATGCATGAAAATCGCATCGGCAGCGGCGGCCTGCATCATTTCGGTGTCGACGCACCAGTCGGCGAAATCCGCCCGGCGCTGTTCGTTCTCGGCCTCGTAGCCCATGCTGGTCCACACATCGGTGGTGACCAGATGCGCGCCGTTGCAGGCTTCCATCGGATCCTTGAACTGACGCAGCACCGATGCCGGCGGCGTGCCGATGCGGGCCGGTTCCAGCTCATAGCCGGACGGCGTCGACACATGCAGGGTGAAACCCAGCAGCTCGGCCGCCTGCAGCCAGGCATAGGCCATGTTGTTGGCGTCGCCCACCCAGGCCACCGTCTTGCCGGCGATGGGCCCGCGGTGCTCGATGTACGTGAAGATGTCCGCCAGGATCTGGCAGGGGTGATATTCGTTGGTCAGGCCGTTGATGACCGGCACGCGGGAATGCGACGCGAAGCGTTCGATGCGGGTCTGCTCGAACGTACGGATCATCACGATGTCGACCATGCGCGAGATCACGCGCGCGGTGTCCTCGATGGGCTCGGAACGGCCCAGTTGCGAATCGTTGGAGGTCAGGTTGATGACCGAGCCGCCCAACTGGTACATGCCGGCTTCGAAGGAGACGCGGGTGCGCGTGCTGGCTTTTTCGAACACCATCGCCAGAGTGCGATCGTGCAAGGTCATGTGCGGTTCGTAGCGCTTGAACTTGTCCTTGATCAGGCGAGCGCGATCGAAGACATAGTTGAGCTCGGAGGCCGAAAAGTCACGCACTTGAAGGAAATGCCGCAGAGGGCCGTTTTGGGTGCTGGCTGTCGTCATGATGTTTTGCAGGTCGTTGAGGCCGCGCCACCTTGGCGGGTGGGGTGCTCATTATGCCCTGTCCGCATGAAAAACCCCTAACACGGCATTTCTGCCGCGAAATGGGGGCTTTTTTCTGGAAATTGCCGTCTTCTTGCTGGAAGGGCGGGGCGCGAACTGCGGCCGCGGCGCAGTACCGTGCCTGGTTCGGCCCTTGCTGATTGCCGGCAGACCCGCGGGCGGAGGGTGCTGACACGAGCGCTTAAGGTCTCATCATATACAATCCGCAGCGCGGCTCGGATGATCGAGGGCGTCCCACCCGGGCGCTTCAAGCATTCGTCCCCGGTAGCAAATCAACGGTATCCCGCGTGCGACAACTTTTTATCCTCGGTGTCACTGAAGACGGTCATCGCTTCCGGCCCAGCGACTGGGCGGAGCGCCTGGCCGGCGTCATGGCGCAATTCCGGCCGCCCGGCATGGCGCCCAGCCACATCACGTACTCGCCTTATGTGTTGCCTGTCATCGTCGATGGCAACCGCAGCGTCGTCGTCGACGAACGCCTGCGCGAACTTGAGCCGCTGGCCTGGAAATTCGTGGTCGATTTCGCCCGCGACAACAATCTGCAGACGAAAGAGCACGACACCGATAACCCGGCGTCCGCGGCGCCTGTCTGACAGGGCCCGGCCGGGATCGGCCGGACCTGAGCGTTACGGCAGTCCGGCCTGAAAAGGCCGGACCTCGCTGCCTGTCAGCCCTCGACGGGCGTGATCACCTTGCCGGTCTTCAGGAAAGACTCCAGGTTTTCCACCATCAGGTCTTCCATCGCCTTGCGGGTTTCCACCGTGGCGCTGCCAATGTGCGGCAGCAGCACTGCCTTCTCATTGGCCTTGAGCGCGTCCGGCACCTTGGGCTCCTGCTCGAACACGTCCAGCGCGGCATTGCCCAGCTTGCCCGACTCCAGGGCTTCGACCAGGGCGGCTTCGTCGATGACGGGGCCGCGCGCGATGTTGATGATGGTGCCCGTCGGGCCCAGCGCTTCCAGCACTTCCTTGTTGATCAGGTGGAAGGTGGCCGGGCCGCCCACGGTGGCAACCACCAGGAAGTCCGCCCACTTGGCCAGCTCGACCAGCGACGCTTCGTACTTGTAGGGCACGCCCTCGCGCTCGCGGCGGCTGTGGTAGCGCACGTCCATGTCGAAACCCAGGCCGCGCTTGGCAATCGCTTCACCGATGCGGCCCAGGCCGACGATGCCCAGCTTTTTGCCGCTGACGCGGGTGCCCAGCGGAATGCCGCCATGCACCTGGCCCCATTGGTTGGCGCGCACGAAGCGGTCGCCATGGGCGATACGGCGGGCGCCGGCCAGCATCAGGCCCCATGCCAGGTCGGCCACGCAGTCGGTCAGCACGTCAGGCGTATTGCTCACCTGGATGCCGCGCGCGTGCGCGGCCTTGATGTCCAGGGTTTCATAGCCCACGCCCCAGCTGCAGATGGCCTTGAGGTCGGGCAGGGCGTCGATCAGCTCGGCCGAGCAGCCGTAGTTGGCGGAAGTCACCAGGGCGTTGATGCCCTTGCCGTGCTCGGCCAGGGCCGCCTTGCGATCCGGAAATTTCCAGAGTTCGACGATGTCGTATGCGCGCGCCAGACGGTCGTTGGCGGTGGGCGAGCCGGCATACGAGCCGACCTGAAGGATGCGAGGCTTGGCAGTCATGATGTCTGTATCAGTAGCTGAGTGAGTAAGAAGGGGAGGGAAATCAGAAGGGGGCGGCACCCCGGTGTTGGCAGCCCACGCGCCTTGCCTGCGGCAAGGCGCGTGGGGTTCGTGAATGCTACTCCATCTTGATGCCGCTCTTGGCGATCACTTCCTGCCAGCGCTTGACCTCACCCTGCTGGAAAGCGGTGAAGTCGGCGGGGCTGTTGGCGACCACTTCGAAACCCAGGCCGGCCAGCGTTTCCTGGACTCGCTGGTCGCGCAGGGTCTTGCGCAGGGCTTCGGAAAGCTGGTCAACGACGGGTTTGGGGGTGCCGGCCGGCACGGCGAAGCCTTGCCATGAGTAGACGACCATGTCCTGCAAGCCGGCCTGCGCCATGGTCGGCACGTCGGGCAGTTCAGGGATGCGCGCATCGCCCGTGGTGGCCAGGGCCTTGAGCTTGCCCGCCTTGATGTGGGTCAGCACCGCGCCCAGGTTCTGGAAGGACACGTTGACCTGGTTGCCCATCAGGTCGCTGATGGCGGCGGCGCCGCCCCGGTAGGGCACGTCCACCCCGGTGGTGCTGGTCTTCTGGCGGAACAGCACGGCCGACAGGTGATCGGACGAACCGGTGCCCGACGACGCATATGACACCGCGCCTGGATTGGCCTTGGCGTAGGCCACCAGCTCGTTGACGTTGTTGGCTGGGAATTTCGGAGCGGCAACCAGCACATTGGGGTTGCGCACGGCCTGGGTCAGATACGTGAAGTCCTTGCTGGGGTTGTACGACAAGTTCTGGTACAGCGCCTGATTGATGGCGAAGGTGCCGATCGAACCGACCATCATGGTGTAACCGTCAGCGGCTGCGCGGGCCAGCGCCTGGGCGCCGATGGCGCCGTTGGCCCCTGGCTTGTTTTCCACCAGGAAGGTCTGCTTGAGCTGTTGCGACAGGCCGGGCGTGACGGCCCGCGCGGTAATGTCCGAAGAGCCGCCTGGCACGAAAGGAACGATGACGGTGACGGCTTTGTCGGGGTAGGATGCGGCCTGGGCTGTGCCGGCGCTTGCCAGCAGCAGTCCCGCGGTGACTGCTGCAAGCTTGCGGATGATGGGTTTCATGTTGTCTCCTGGTTTTTTTATCGCGGGTCCCGCCTTGGCTGGGCGTATGATGCCCGCGAACGGAGCTTATGTGATCGGTTGTCCGATGTCTAGCTTGTTAAACAACCGTATCTCTCCTCGTTTAGATGTCAACCAAGTATACTGACGGCCCTTGGGGCGAGGCGCCTCTGCTTGAGGAGAGACCATTGTCCAGAACCCGTAGTGTTTCCGCCTCGCCGCCCGCTTCCGTGTCGTCCGCTAATGCCCCCGCTCAGGAAACGCGTCTGCCGGTCCTGGACCGCGGCCAGCGGGTGCGGCTGGGTGACCAGCTCTATGGGCAGATCTTCGACCAGATCGCCTCGGGCCGCTTGAATGTCGGCGACAAGCTGCCTTCCGAACATGAAATCTGCGAGCAGTTCGGTGTGTCGCGGCCCGTGGTCCGGGAGGCCTTGCTGCGCCTGCGCGCCGATGGCCTGGTCAGCGCCTACCAGGGCTTGGGCACCTTCGTCAGCCACCAGCCCGCGCCGCGTCTGAAGACCCTTGGGGATGTGCAGAACGTCGGCGCCTACCTGCGCGCGCAGGAGGTGCGCGTGGCCCTGGAGGGCGATGCCGCGCGCCTGGCCGCCTTGCGCCGCACGGATGAACAGTTGAAGAAGATCGCCGATGCCGCCGCGGCATTTGCCGAGGGCCTGGCGAATGGCTCGGCCGCGGGCCCCGGCAGGGTATCGGCCGAGGCCGACCTGGCTTTCCACGCCAGCATCGCCGAGGCCAGTGGCAATGATTTCTACCTGGCCGTGCTTGAAACCATCCACGAGTCCATCCAGGGCTTCATGCGCCTGTCCTTGAACCTGACCCGCACCGGCTCGCGCCAGCGCGCCGAGCGCGTGGTGGACGAGCATGCCGCCATCCTGGGCGCGATCCGCGAACAGGACGGCGAGCGCGCGCGCGTAGCGATGCAATTCCATCTGGGCCAGGCGCGGCACCGTTTGGTGGATAGGGAAAAAGATTAGGATGATGCCCACCCCGAGGCGCTGCGCGCCTCCCCTCAAGGGGCGCACAAGCGGACCGGCAAAGCCGGCTCCGCTGTGCCCCGATGGTCATGCATCGGTCGGCGTTCTTGAAGGTGAATAATTTTTAGTTCCAAAGGAGACTGGACGTGGCGAAGGAAGGAATAATGCGGGGAGGGGTCAAGGAGAGCGACATCTTCAAAGCCCCCTTGGACAAAGTGCGCGAACAGATCCTGCAGGTGCTGCAGGCCTGGGGCATGCCCGCCGACCTGGCGCGCACCACCGCCGAGCTGATGAGCGAAACCGACGCCTTGGGCGTCGACTCGCATGGCATCTCCATGCTGCCCAGCTACGAAGACAAAGTACGCGCCGGCACCCTGAACATCGCCGCGCGCGCGAGCGTGGTCCGTGACAGCCCCGCCAGCGCCTTGCTCGATGCCCAGGGCGGCCTGGGCTATCCCGCCGCCGCGCAGGCCATGAACCTGGCCGTGGACAAGGCCCTGGCGCAAGGCGTCGGCGCCGTGGCCGTGCGCAACTCCCATCACTTCGGCGCGGCCGGCGTGTACGCGCGCATCGCCGTGCGGCGGGGTGTCGTGGGCCTGGTGACCAGCAGCGCGAATGGCGTGATCATGGTGCCGACCGGCGCGGCGCGGCCGATGCTGGGCACCAACCCCTTGTCCTTCGCGGCGCCGGCCGGCAAGCATGAGCCCTTCGTGCTGGACATGGCCACCACCACCGTCGCGGCCAACAAGGTCAAGGTCTACGACTTTCATGGCAAGGACCTGCCGCCGGGCTGGGCCGTCGATGGCGCGGGGCAGCCGGTGACCGACTCGGCCGAGGCCATGGCCTATATCTTCGATCGTCCGGAGGGTGGGCTGACGCCGGTGGGCGGTACGCCCGCGATGAGCAGCCACAAGGGCTATGGGTTGGCGATGATGGCGCAGATCCTTGGATCGACGCTGACCGGCAGCGAATTTGCCTTGACCTATGCGCAGCGGCGCCAGGCGGGGCAGCCTGACAATATCGGCCATTTCTTCCTGGCCTTGAACCCGGCCGCCTTCCGTGCCGCCGGCGAGTTCGAAACCGATCTCGACCAGATGATCGACGCCGTACACGACATGCCGCGCGCCGATCCCGCCGTGCCCGTACTGGTGGCCGGCGAGCCGGAAGCCGCGCAGCGCGCCCGCCGCGAAGTGGAGGGCGTACCGATTCCGCCAGCCCTCGATCAACGGCTACGCGCCATCTGCGAGCGCGCCGGCGCCCCGTATCTTCTGCGCAACTGATTCAGAGGCAAATTCAACCAATGGTCCTCCCCGGACGTAAGAACGCGATCCAGCCGGGCGCCGCGGAGCCGGCTTTGCCGGTCCGCCAGCGCGCCCCCTGGGGGGAAGGCGCTTTGCGCCTTCGGGGGGGCCTTCTTTAGGAAGCCCGCATGACTTCACCTTTACCCAATCGTTTCCGCCAGCGCATCCTTGCGCGTGAGCGGGTCATCGGATTCTGGATGTGCATGTCCAGCCACATCACGGCCGAACTGGCCGGCCTGGCCGGTTATGACTGGCTGCTGCTGGACGGCGAGCACTCGCCCAATGAAATCCCGATGTTCCTGCAGCAGCTCCAGGCCGTGCAGGGCAGCGCTGCCGCGCCCGTCGGACGGCCGACGCAGAACGATCCAGTCGAAATCAAGCGATTCCTGGATATCGGCTTCTACAACTTCCTGATTCCCTTCATCGAATCCGCCGACGAGGCGCGCCTGGCCGTGGCCGCGACGCGTTATCCGCCCGAAGGCATACGCGGCGTGGCAGGCATGCATCGCAGCAACCTGTACGGCACGGTGCCGAACTACCTGAAGACGATCAACGACAACATCTGCGTGCTATTGCAGATCGAAAGCCAGAAGGGCGTTGACGCGATCGACGAGATCGCCGCGGTGCCTGGCGTGGATGGCATCTTCATCGGCCCGTCCGACCTGGCGGCCGCCTTGGGACATCTGGGCAATCCCAATCATCCTGACGTGCAGAAGACGATCCGGCATCTGTACGAGCGCGCGACCGCCCACGGCAAAGCCGTCGGTATCCTGGCGCCCATCGTGGAGGACGCCAAGCGCTATATCGACATGGGTATGCACTTCATCGCCGTCGGCACCGACCTGGGCGTGTTCAAGCAGGCTACGTTCGCCTTGCGCGAAACGTTCCGGTAAACGGAAGGGCGATAAAAGGAAGGGCTATAAGTCAAAGGGCTGATTCCGTAAGGACTCAGCCCTTGATTTGCCTTTCTTGCCTTGCTTGTTGCGCAACGCATGCCTTAATGCATCATCACGAACCTGGGTTCGGATGGATCGAAGGCATACGAATGCGCGTCATTCACCTGTGCGCTTGGACCAGTGGTCCTGCGCAAGGCTGCGTCCGGATCCGGGGATCCAGACAAAGAACAATCAGGCCAGGGCCTTGACGGCGGCAGCCAGGCGGCTCTTGTGGCGAGCGGCCTTGTTCTTGTGGATGATGTTCTTGTCAGCAACGCGATCGATCACGCTGGTCGACTTTTGCAGCACAGTAGCGGCGGCAGCCTTGTCGCCCGCTTCAATGGCTTGGCGCACGCGCTTGATGGCGGTACGCAGCATCGAGCGCAGGCTCGAGTTGTGCTTGTTGCGCTCGACGGATTGACGGGCACGCTTGCGGGCTTGGGCAGTGTTGGCCATATTGCTATTAAGTTAAGAATTCGGCAAAGCTCAACATTCTAACAAGAATCGAGGCGAATGCAAGCATTTGTCGAGGGTCAGACTGGACGGATACCCAGCAAAGCTGCCGGGCGGCGAGTGCGGGAACGGGCATGTTGCCGTCCTGCAACGGGTAGCACAACGTAAGGCAGTGCTTGAACAGAGCAGACGCCGTTGGCGGCGGTTTTTTAATGTCTTGGTGTACTCAGGGGCTTACTACAGGTGCTTACGCCTGCAGCACGTCGATGGAGACGAGCCACGGCAAGCGCTTGATTGTAATAGGAATCGTGCGCGCCAGGGTAGCCAGCGCCGCATCGGAGTCGTCCAGGGGAAACTGGCCGGTGACCAGCAGCCCGCCGGCGGCCATGGAAACGCGCAGCAGGCCGCTGCGATACGGCCGCAAGGCCGCCACGATGTCGGCCAGGGGGCGGTTGCGTACGGCGATCCAACCCGTTTCCCAGGCGGCGTCGGCCATGAGTTCCGCACGGGGCGTGTCGATCTGGAAATCATCGAAGCGGGCGCCGGTGCCCGAGCCGACCGTGGCGCGGGCCTGGCCTTGCGTGGAAATCTCGACTTCATGCTCGTGGACCACGACCAGCGACCGGCCCGCCTGCTGGCGCACCATGTAGCGGGTGCCGAGGGAGCGCACCGAGCCCTGTTCGGTATGAATCAAGAACGGCCGATTGGGATCGCGCGCCACGGACAC is a window of Bordetella sp. N DNA encoding:
- a CDS encoding Ldh family oxidoreductase translates to MRGGVKESDIFKAPLDKVREQILQVLQAWGMPADLARTTAELMSETDALGVDSHGISMLPSYEDKVRAGTLNIAARASVVRDSPASALLDAQGGLGYPAAAQAMNLAVDKALAQGVGAVAVRNSHHFGAAGVYARIAVRRGVVGLVTSSANGVIMVPTGAARPMLGTNPLSFAAPAGKHEPFVLDMATTTVAANKVKVYDFHGKDLPPGWAVDGAGQPVTDSAEAMAYIFDRPEGGLTPVGGTPAMSSHKGYGLAMMAQILGSTLTGSEFALTYAQRRQAGQPDNIGHFFLALNPAAFRAAGEFETDLDQMIDAVHDMPRADPAVPVLVAGEPEAAQRARREVEGVPIPPALDQRLRAICERAGAPYLLRN
- the garL gene encoding 2-dehydro-3-deoxyglucarate aldolase, translating into MTSPLPNRFRQRILARERVIGFWMCMSSHITAELAGLAGYDWLLLDGEHSPNEIPMFLQQLQAVQGSAAAPVGRPTQNDPVEIKRFLDIGFYNFLIPFIESADEARLAVAATRYPPEGIRGVAGMHRSNLYGTVPNYLKTINDNICVLLQIESQKGVDAIDEIAAVPGVDGIFIGPSDLAAALGHLGNPNHPDVQKTIRHLYERATAHGKAVGILAPIVEDAKRYIDMGMHFIAVGTDLGVFKQATFALRETFR
- the rpsT gene encoding 30S ribosomal protein S20 yields the protein MANTAQARKRARQSVERNKHNSSLRSMLRTAIKRVRQAIEAGDKAAAATVLQKSTSVIDRVADKNIIHKNKAARHKSRLAAAVKALA